From the genome of Candidatus Cloacimonadota bacterium, one region includes:
- a CDS encoding AraC family transcriptional regulator yields MKKFIFSLMMILCIFSYAEDQELALPDSTQTIEPKIIKLEEMIIVGLQARMSMANMTISQLWKDFTPREDEIQNLVNPEQFWGVSFDMEQKENSTEFSYMVGRQVKKTDDIPDGMSFHIIESRMYAVFSHQGPVEDLGKTYQYIYQKWLPRSGHKPLMNNELELYDERFQYGEPDSDMFIYVPIE; encoded by the coding sequence ATGAAAAAATTTATTTTTTCATTAATGATGATTTTATGTATATTTTCTTATGCGGAAGATCAAGAACTTGCATTACCGGATTCCACCCAAACTATCGAACCGAAAATTATTAAATTGGAAGAAATGATCATTGTCGGTTTGCAGGCAAGAATGTCTATGGCAAACATGACAATCTCGCAATTATGGAAAGACTTTACTCCTCGTGAAGATGAAATTCAAAATCTGGTTAATCCGGAACAATTCTGGGGTGTCTCTTTTGATATGGAACAGAAAGAAAATTCAACGGAATTCTCATACATGGTCGGAAGACAGGTCAAAAAAACAGATGATATTCCGGATGGAATGTCCTTTCATATTATTGAATCTCGGATGTATGCTGTTTTTTCTCATCAAGGTCCAGTTGAAGATCTGGGAAAAACATATCAATACATCTACCAGAAATGGCTGCCGAGAAGCGGACATAAACCGTTAATGAATAATGAACTGGAACTTTATGATGAACGCTTTCAATATGGCGAACCTGATTCCGATATGTTCATAT